The genomic segment GATGAGGACGACGATCTGCCGGCCGGCGGCATAGATTTCGAGCAGGTGATCCTGCAGCGCGCGCAGCAGCAATTGTCCCTGCCCCGCCGGGAGATCGATACGCAGCTCGGCGGCGATGGCGAAGAGAATCTCGTCACGCGACAGCATCGGATTGGCGAGATAGACGGTCTCGACGTTCTCCGGCAGCTTTTCGAGCAGCATGCGGCAGAGCATCGTCTTGCCGCTGCCGACCTCGCCGCTGACCTTGACGATGCCTTCGTCGTTGGTGATCGCGTAGATCAGCGCTTCGAGCGTCGCCCCGCGGTTGGCGCCGGCAAAGAAGAACTCGATGTGCGGCGTGATGCGGAAGGGTGCCTGCTGCAGCCCGAAATGCTCGAGATACATCATGTCTCGCGCGCCGCCGCTTCCATCCGGTTGTACAGCGTCGTCCGGTGGACGCCGAGCAGACGTGCCGCCTGGCTGACGTTGCCATGCGCCAGCTTCAGCGCCGCTTCGATGTAGCCGCGCTCGGTCGCGTCGAGCAGGCGATCGAGGCTGAACGGTTCGCGCTGCCGCAGGCGTTGCGTCGCAGCGGCGACGATCGCCTCGCTCGTTCCGGCGTCGAGCGCTGCCGGCAGGGCGTCACCGTTCGCCGGCGAATCGTCCGGCAGATCCAGTTCGGCCTCGAGCGCCGCCGCATCGACGATCTGTCCCGGATAGCGGGTGGTCAGCCGGATGACGACGTTGCGCAGCTCGCGCACGTTGCCGGGAAAGGCATAGTCACCCCACAGGCTTGCCGCCTGTGGCGACAGCGAAAAGGGTAGCTGCTGCGTCTGCGCGGCGTAGTGCTGGCGGAAGTGCTCGAGCAGGAGCAGCTTGTCCTCGCCCATCTCGCGCAGTGGCGGCGCGGCGATCGAGCACACCGAGAGGCGATGGTAGAGATCGGCGCGGAAGCGGCCGGCCTTGACCTCCTTGCGCAGGTCGCGGTTGGTGGCGGCGACGATGCGCGCGCGGCTGACGCGCCGCTGCGTCTCGCCGATGCGCTGATACTCGCCGTTCTCGAGGACGCGCAGCAGCTTCGCCTGCAGATCCAGCGCCAGTTCGCCGATCTCGTCGAGAAAGAGCGTGCCATCGGCCGCGTCGTCGAAGTAGCCGGCGCGACTCGCTGCGGCGCCGGTGAAGGCGCCGCGGGCATGGCCGAAGAGCGTCGCCTCGACCAGGCTGGGCGAGATCGCGGCACAATTCAGCGCCAGGAATGGCCGGTAGCGCCGCCGCGTATCATGGTGCAGGCAGCGTGCGGCGATGATCTCCTTGCCGCTGCCGGACTCCCCCTCGATCAGGACGGGGAACGGCAGGTCGGCGTACTGCCGCAGCTGCAGCCGCAGCTTCTGCATCGCCGGGCTGTTGCCGATCAGCGGCGAAACGCCTTCCCGCTGCTGTTCGTCGAGGGCGCGAAAGGCCAGAGCGCCCTCGAGCACCTGCTGCAGGTCGCCCGGGTTGCACGGTTTGGCGACGAAATCGGCGGCACCGAGCGTGCGCGCGTGACGGGCGTTGCCGCCATCGCTCTGTCCGGAAAGGACGACGATGCGGATGGCCGGCGCCAGCTTGATGAGATCGGCAATCAGCGAGAATCCCTCGTCCGGACGATGCGGCACCGGCGGCAGGCCGAGGTCGACGAGTGCCAGCTCCGGCGCCCGGCGCAATTGCCGCAGAATCTGCAGTGCGTGCGGCCGGGAATGGCTGGTGACGACCTCGAACGGCTTGCTCAGCGAGAAACTCAGGGTGTCGCAGATCAGCGGATCGTCATCGACGATCAGCAACAGGGGCTTCTCGGGCAATGCGGTTGCGGGGTGGCTGAGCATCGAAAGCGTGTCGTCACGGGGGCTGGTGGCGGTTGCGTCATTATTCCACAATTATATTAACGTCAAGTAAATCACGGTAAGGCGATGAAGCGTCAGGTATAATTCGCCCTCGTTTTTCTCCCCGGATGCACGCGTGTCAGCCGAAGACCTTGTCGAGATCAGCAGTCTTGATTTTGCCTACGAAGATCGCCCGATCCTCGACGGCATCAGCCTGCAGATCCCGCGCGGCAAGGTCGTCGCCATCATGGGTGGTTCCGGTTGCGGCAAGACGACGCTGTTGCGGCTGATCGGCGGCCAGCTGAAGCCAAGCCGCGGCGAGATTCGCGTCGACGGGCAGTCGGTACCGCAGCTTGACGACGAAGAGCTGTATGCCTTGCGGCGGCGGATGGGCATGCTCTTCCAGTTCG from the Accumulibacter sp. genome contains:
- a CDS encoding sigma-54 dependent transcriptional regulator, which gives rise to MLSHPATALPEKPLLLIVDDDPLICDTLSFSLSKPFEVVTSHSRPHALQILRQLRRAPELALVDLGLPPVPHRPDEGFSLIADLIKLAPAIRIVVLSGQSDGGNARHARTLGAADFVAKPCNPGDLQQVLEGALAFRALDEQQREGVSPLIGNSPAMQKLRLQLRQYADLPFPVLIEGESGSGKEIIAARCLHHDTRRRYRPFLALNCAAISPSLVEATLFGHARGAFTGAAASRAGYFDDAADGTLFLDEIGELALDLQAKLLRVLENGEYQRIGETQRRVSRARIVAATNRDLRKEVKAGRFRADLYHRLSVCSIAAPPLREMGEDKLLLLEHFRQHYAAQTQQLPFSLSPQAASLWGDYAFPGNVRELRNVVIRLTTRYPGQIVDAAALEAELDLPDDSPANGDALPAALDAGTSEAIVAAATQRLRQREPFSLDRLLDATERGYIEAALKLAHGNVSQAARLLGVHRTTLYNRMEAAARET